A region of Streptomyces deccanensis DNA encodes the following proteins:
- a CDS encoding metal-sensitive transcriptional regulator produces MELQFEGDELKSVLNRLRRAQGQISGVIRMIEEGRDCEDVVTQLAAASRALDRAGFAIIATGLQQCLTDTEKNERNGETNEQMRARLEKLFLSLA; encoded by the coding sequence GTGGAGCTGCAGTTCGAGGGTGACGAGCTCAAGTCGGTGCTGAACCGGCTGCGGAGGGCCCAGGGGCAGATCTCCGGGGTGATCAGGATGATCGAGGAGGGGCGCGACTGCGAGGACGTCGTCACCCAGCTGGCGGCGGCCTCCCGTGCCCTGGACCGGGCGGGCTTCGCGATCATCGCCACGGGGCTGCAGCAGTGCCTCACCGACACCGAGAAGAACGAGCGGAACGGCGAGACGAACGAACAGATGCGGGCGCGTCTGGAGAAGCTGTTCCTTTCGCTGGCCTGA
- a CDS encoding sulfite exporter TauE/SafE family protein encodes MTGLVLALAAGAVVGLSLGALGGGGSVLTVPALVCLLGFAPATAATASLVIVSITSATALAAHLRAGTVRMRGGLLFAAAGLVPAALGGALSARLPPALLTAAFALTAALAAYRMLRPSGTRRAASTVRPSRVVLSGAGLGGVTGVLGVGGGFLAVPALVNVVGLRMRDAVGTSLLVITVNSFAALAGRTGAAGTLDWTVVAPFAAAAVLGAWDGRRLAAKVSGDTLRRIFAWLLLAVAAAMLADAITSTG; translated from the coding sequence ATGACCGGGCTCGTTCTCGCCCTGGCCGCCGGGGCGGTGGTCGGGCTCTCGCTCGGGGCGCTGGGCGGGGGTGGCAGCGTGCTCACCGTGCCCGCCTTGGTCTGTCTGCTCGGGTTCGCCCCGGCCACGGCGGCCACCGCGAGCCTGGTGATCGTGTCGATCACCTCGGCGACGGCGCTCGCCGCACACCTGCGGGCGGGCACGGTACGGATGCGTGGCGGACTGCTCTTCGCGGCGGCCGGCCTGGTGCCCGCGGCGCTCGGCGGGGCGCTCTCAGCGAGGCTGCCGCCCGCCCTGCTGACGGCGGCCTTCGCGCTGACGGCCGCTCTGGCCGCGTACCGGATGCTGCGCCCGTCGGGCACCCGACGGGCGGCGTCGACGGTACGCCCGAGCCGGGTAGTCCTGTCCGGCGCGGGGCTCGGCGGCGTCACCGGTGTCCTCGGCGTGGGCGGCGGCTTCCTCGCCGTACCGGCCCTGGTGAACGTCGTGGGTCTGCGGATGCGCGACGCGGTGGGCACCAGTCTGCTCGTCATCACCGTGAACTCGTTCGCCGCGCTCGCGGGCCGGACGGGGGCGGCCGGGACCCTCGACTGGACGGTCGTCGCCCCGTTCGCCGCGGCAGCCGTCCTCGGCGCCTGGGACGGCCGCCGACTGGCCGCCAAGGTCTCCGGGGACACCCTCAGGCGGATCTTCGCCTGGCTGCTGCTCGCCGTGGCCGCGGCCATGCTGGCCGACGCGATCACGTCGACCGGCTGA
- a CDS encoding S-(hydroxymethyl)mycothiol dehydrogenase: MAQEVRGVIAPGKNEPVRIETIVVPDPGPGEAVVKVQACGVCHTDLHYKQGGINDDFPFLLGHEAAGVVESVGAGVTDVAPGDFVILNWRAVCGSCRACRRGRPWYCFATHNATQKMTLASTGQELSPALGIGAFAEKTLVAAGQCTKVDPAAAPAVAGLLGCGVMAGIGAAINTGNVGRGDSVAVIGCGGVGDAAIAGSRLAGAEKIIAVDIDDRKLATAKSIGATHTVNSKETDPVEAIRELTGGFGADVVIEAVGRPETYQQAFYARDLAGTVVLVGVPTPEMKLELPLLDVFGRGGALKSSWYGDCLPDRDFPMLINLYLQGRLDLEAFVTETIGLDDVEKAFERMHGGDVLRSVVTL; encoded by the coding sequence ATGGCGCAGGAAGTACGCGGCGTGATCGCCCCGGGCAAGAACGAGCCGGTGCGGATCGAGACGATCGTGGTGCCCGATCCCGGACCGGGGGAGGCCGTGGTGAAGGTGCAGGCGTGCGGGGTCTGCCACACCGACCTGCACTACAAGCAGGGCGGCATCAACGACGACTTCCCCTTCCTGCTCGGCCACGAGGCGGCCGGTGTGGTGGAGTCCGTCGGCGCGGGCGTCACGGATGTCGCCCCCGGTGACTTCGTGATCCTCAACTGGCGTGCCGTGTGCGGGAGTTGTCGGGCGTGTCGGCGCGGACGGCCCTGGTACTGCTTCGCCACGCACAACGCGACGCAGAAGATGACGCTGGCCTCGACCGGTCAGGAACTGTCTCCCGCTCTCGGTATCGGTGCCTTCGCGGAGAAGACCCTCGTGGCCGCCGGTCAGTGCACCAAGGTCGACCCGGCCGCCGCCCCGGCGGTCGCCGGACTGCTGGGCTGCGGAGTGATGGCCGGCATCGGCGCCGCCATCAACACCGGGAACGTCGGGCGCGGGGACAGCGTCGCTGTCATCGGCTGCGGCGGCGTGGGGGACGCGGCCATCGCCGGTTCCCGGCTCGCCGGTGCCGAGAAGATCATCGCCGTCGACATCGACGACCGGAAGCTGGCCACCGCCAAGAGCATCGGTGCCACCCACACGGTCAACTCCAAAGAGACCGACCCCGTCGAGGCGATCCGTGAGCTGACCGGTGGCTTCGGTGCCGATGTCGTCATCGAGGCGGTCGGCCGCCCGGAGACGTACCAGCAGGCCTTCTACGCCCGCGACCTCGCCGGGACGGTCGTCCTCGTCGGTGTCCCCACCCCGGAGATGAAGCTCGAACTGCCCCTCCTCGACGTCTTCGGCCGCGGCGGCGCCCTGAAGTCCTCCTGGTACGGCGACTGCCTGCCCGACCGCGACTTCCCCATGCTCATCAACCTCTACCTCCAGGGCCGTCTGGACCTGGAGGCGTTCGTCACCGAGACCATCGGACTCGACGACGTGGAGAAGGCCTTCGAGCGGATGCACGGCGGCGACGTCCTGCGCTCGGTGGTGACCCTCTGA
- a CDS encoding MBL fold metallo-hydrolase, which yields MAARIEHLVTSGQFSLDGGTWDVDNNVWLVGDDHEVVVIDAAHDADAIAEAVGERRLAAIVCTHAHNDHIDAAPALAERTGAPIWLHPDDLPLWKQTHPDRLPDHWLADGQVIEAAGADLTVLHTPGHAPGAVCLYDPGLGTVFTGDTLFSGGPGATGRSYSHFPTIIDSIRDRLLALPPDTVVRTGHGDTTTIGAEAPHLQEWIARGH from the coding sequence ATGGCCGCCCGCATCGAACACCTCGTCACCTCCGGTCAGTTCAGCCTCGACGGCGGCACCTGGGACGTCGACAACAACGTCTGGCTCGTCGGCGACGACCACGAGGTCGTCGTCATCGACGCCGCCCACGACGCCGACGCCATCGCCGAGGCCGTGGGCGAGCGCAGGCTCGCGGCCATCGTCTGCACCCACGCCCACAACGACCACATCGACGCGGCCCCCGCCCTCGCCGAGCGCACCGGCGCGCCGATCTGGCTCCACCCCGACGACCTGCCGCTGTGGAAGCAGACCCACCCCGACCGGCTGCCCGACCACTGGCTTGCCGACGGCCAGGTCATCGAGGCCGCCGGCGCCGACCTGACCGTCCTGCACACCCCCGGCCACGCCCCGGGCGCCGTCTGCCTCTACGACCCCGGGCTCGGCACGGTCTTCACCGGCGACACCCTCTTCTCCGGCGGCCCCGGCGCCACCGGCCGTTCCTACTCCCACTTCCCGACGATCATCGACTCCATCCGCGACCGCCTGCTCGCCCTGCCGCCCGACACCGTCGTGCGCACCGGCCACGGCGACACGACCACGATCGGGGCGGAGGCCCCGCACCTCCAGGAGTGGATCGCGCGCGGTCACTGA
- a CDS encoding SDR family oxidoreductase, with translation MSKPLDGKVALVAGATRGAGRGIAVELGAAGATVYVTGRSTRERRSEYDRPETLEDTADLVTEAGGHGIAVPTDHLEPAQVRTLVDRITEEQGRLDVLVNDIWGGEKLFDWENPVWEHDLDNGLRLLRLAVETHAITNHFALPLLLRKPGGLVVEMTDGTAEYNSANYRNSFFYDLAKSSVLRMAFALGHELGPRGATAVALTPGWLRSEMMLDHFGVTEQNWRDALERVPHFAISETPRFVGRAVAALAADPEVARFNGQSHSSGSLARTYGFTDLDGSRPDAWRYIVEVQDAGKPADTTGYR, from the coding sequence ATGTCGAAGCCGCTGGACGGCAAGGTCGCACTGGTCGCGGGAGCGACGCGCGGAGCGGGCCGGGGGATCGCCGTCGAACTGGGGGCGGCCGGAGCGACGGTCTATGTGACAGGGCGTTCCACGCGCGAGCGGCGCTCCGAGTACGACCGCCCGGAGACCCTGGAGGACACCGCCGACCTGGTCACCGAGGCGGGCGGGCACGGCATCGCCGTACCCACCGACCATCTCGAACCGGCACAGGTCCGGACCCTCGTCGACCGGATCACCGAGGAACAGGGCCGACTGGACGTCCTGGTCAACGACATCTGGGGCGGTGAGAAGCTCTTCGACTGGGAGAACCCGGTCTGGGAGCACGATCTCGACAACGGGCTGCGGCTGCTGCGCCTCGCCGTCGAGACCCACGCCATCACCAACCACTTCGCCCTGCCGCTGCTGCTGCGCAAGCCGGGCGGCCTGGTCGTGGAGATGACGGACGGCACGGCCGAGTACAACAGCGCCAATTACCGCAACTCCTTCTTCTACGACCTCGCCAAGTCCTCCGTCCTGCGCATGGCGTTCGCGCTCGGGCACGAGCTGGGCCCGCGCGGTGCCACCGCCGTGGCCCTCACTCCCGGTTGGCTCCGGTCGGAGATGATGCTCGACCACTTCGGGGTCACCGAGCAGAACTGGCGGGACGCCCTCGAACGCGTCCCCCACTTCGCCATCTCCGAGACCCCCCGCTTCGTGGGCCGGGCCGTCGCCGCGCTCGCCGCCGACCCGGAGGTCGCCCGCTTCAACGGGCAGTCCCACTCCAGCGGTTCCCTCGCCCGGACCTACGGCTTCACCGACCTCGACGGCAGCCGGCCGGACGCCTGGCGCTACATCGTCGAGGTCCAGGACGCGGGCAAGCCGGCGGACACCACCGGCTACCGCTGA
- a CDS encoding SDR family NAD(P)-dependent oxidoreductase, translating to MHATGRFEGYGVLITGAARGIGAATARRLAEEGAKVLVTDVDAAAAERTVTELRERGLAAEAFRCDVGDRASVEAAVAHAVTVLGSLDVLVNNAFGCTPDVQLFEDTPDETWARDLDLTLTGAFRCSRAALPHLVASGRGAIVNIGSVNGLQDFGNHAYSAAKAGLGSLTRTLAGDAAPRGVRVNLVAPGTVRTPGWAGREAHLDDLAEIYPLGRVGEPDDIAAAVAFLASRDAAWITGTTLRVDGGLLAVNTAFARAARAWRDEGRAQDT from the coding sequence ATGCATGCGACGGGACGCTTCGAGGGGTACGGGGTTCTCATCACGGGCGCGGCGCGTGGGATCGGCGCGGCGACGGCCCGGCGGCTGGCCGAGGAGGGCGCGAAGGTCCTCGTCACCGACGTGGACGCGGCGGCGGCCGAGCGGACCGTGACGGAGTTGCGGGAGCGCGGGCTGGCCGCCGAGGCGTTCCGGTGCGACGTCGGGGACCGGGCGTCCGTCGAGGCCGCCGTCGCGCACGCGGTGACGGTCCTCGGTTCGCTCGACGTCCTGGTCAACAACGCCTTCGGCTGCACCCCGGACGTGCAGCTCTTCGAGGACACCCCGGACGAGACCTGGGCCCGCGACCTGGACCTCACCCTGACCGGCGCGTTCCGGTGCTCCCGCGCCGCCCTGCCGCACCTGGTGGCCTCGGGACGCGGCGCCATCGTCAACATCGGCTCCGTCAACGGCCTCCAGGACTTCGGCAACCACGCCTACAGCGCCGCGAAGGCCGGCCTCGGCTCCCTCACCCGTACCCTCGCCGGCGACGCCGCGCCCCGTGGCGTCCGCGTCAACCTGGTGGCCCCCGGCACCGTCCGCACCCCCGGCTGGGCGGGCCGCGAGGCACACCTGGACGATCTCGCCGAGATCTACCCCCTGGGCCGCGTCGGCGAGCCGGACGACATCGCGGCGGCCGTTGCCTTCCTCGCCTCCCGCGACGCGGCCTGGATCACCGGCACCACCCTGCGCGTGGACGGCGGCCTGCTCGCCGTCAACACCGCCTTCGCCCGCGCGGCGCGGGCCTGGCGGGACGAGGGGCGCGCTCAGGACACCTAG
- a CDS encoding pyridoxal phosphate-dependent decarboxylase family protein, translating into MDSVIAGDLSRLPELLQAARDFAAEEMAGLADRPVARLDGRHGTEPLPARGVGAQGALTEFAERWADGFSGSAGPRYLGFVTGGATPAAVAGDWLTSAYDQNVSGGQDSSASALERQTLRWLRELFGLGPEYGGAFVTGATVSNTVGLAVAREWLGERLGVDVSREGVAALGPVDVLSGSPHSSITKALSVLGVGRDRLRTVPLLPGDREAVDVAALDAALAALDGRPAIVVANAGTVNSVDFDDLRAIAALRERHDFWLHVDAAFGGFAALSPSYAHLVDGLDSADSICVDLHKWLNVPYDAAVQFTRRRDLQVRVFRNDSPYLGLPTGEPDFLHLTPENSRRLRALPAWFSLMAYGRAGHREIVERNVALARTLGERLAQTPGLTLVAPVRLNVVCFTLAERPTRERVQALAHAIAASGETFVTPTVLHGTHALRAAFSNWRTTTADTERVLDAVLAATRTVNAS; encoded by the coding sequence ATGGACTCCGTAATCGCCGGCGACCTCTCCCGGCTTCCCGAACTGTTGCAGGCCGCCCGTGACTTCGCCGCCGAGGAGATGGCGGGCCTCGCGGACCGTCCCGTCGCCCGGCTCGACGGAAGGCACGGGACCGAGCCGCTCCCCGCACGGGGCGTCGGCGCGCAAGGCGCCCTGACGGAGTTCGCCGAGCGCTGGGCCGACGGATTCTCCGGATCGGCCGGGCCCCGTTACCTCGGCTTCGTCACCGGCGGGGCCACCCCGGCGGCCGTCGCCGGGGACTGGCTGACCAGTGCCTACGACCAGAACGTCTCCGGTGGCCAGGACTCGTCCGCGAGCGCCCTGGAGCGGCAGACCCTGCGGTGGCTGCGGGAGTTGTTCGGGCTGGGCCCGGAGTACGGCGGTGCCTTCGTCACCGGGGCGACCGTCTCCAACACCGTGGGGCTCGCCGTCGCCCGCGAGTGGCTCGGCGAACGGCTGGGCGTGGACGTGTCCCGGGAAGGTGTCGCCGCCCTCGGCCCGGTCGACGTGCTGTCCGGCAGCCCGCACTCCAGCATCACCAAGGCACTCTCCGTGCTCGGCGTCGGCCGCGACCGGCTGCGTACCGTACCCCTGCTGCCCGGGGACCGTGAGGCCGTGGACGTGGCGGCCCTCGACGCCGCCCTGGCGGCACTGGACGGGCGGCCGGCGATCGTCGTAGCCAACGCCGGGACCGTCAACTCGGTCGACTTCGACGATCTGCGCGCCATCGCCGCGCTCAGGGAACGCCACGACTTCTGGCTCCACGTGGACGCCGCGTTCGGCGGCTTCGCCGCGCTGTCGCCGTCGTACGCGCATCTGGTCGACGGTCTCGACAGCGCCGACTCGATCTGCGTGGACCTGCACAAGTGGCTGAACGTGCCCTACGACGCCGCCGTCCAGTTCACCCGCCGCCGGGACCTCCAAGTACGCGTCTTCCGCAACGACTCCCCCTACCTCGGCCTGCCCACCGGCGAGCCCGACTTCCTGCACCTCACACCGGAGAACTCCCGCCGACTGCGCGCCCTGCCGGCCTGGTTCTCCCTCATGGCGTACGGCCGGGCGGGGCACCGCGAGATCGTCGAACGCAACGTCGCCCTGGCCCGCACCCTCGGTGAACGCCTCGCGCAGACACCGGGGTTGACCCTCGTCGCACCGGTCCGGCTGAACGTCGTCTGCTTCACCCTCGCCGAACGGCCCACCCGGGAACGGGTCCAGGCCCTGGCCCACGCGATCGCCGCCTCCGGCGAGACCTTCGTGACCCCGACGGTCCTCCACGGGACCCACGCCCTGCGGGCCGCGTTCAGCAACTGGCGGACGACGACGGCCGACACCGAACGGGTTCTCGACGCGGTCCTCGCGGCGACGAGGACGGTGAACGCCTCCTAG
- a CDS encoding antibiotic biosynthesis monooxygenase, giving the protein MNGADGLHVFDTVSRNPVTVTVAYQVVPGREADFHSWGWAALRTSAQQPGFLGGGVLVDGEGEWHVVYRFDSEESARTWENSVVWAQWSARADGLAQETGRRSIVGSKAWFDSQSARAPTPAGPPGPPPKWKLWLVNSGAVFPPVFLFNQAILPYLNDLNPLFRTLLLCLTVAAIVTWILMPRLQKFLKKWLYPPLQALRGRHKRRTA; this is encoded by the coding sequence TTGAACGGCGCCGACGGTCTTCACGTATTCGACACCGTGAGCAGGAATCCCGTTACCGTCACCGTTGCGTACCAGGTGGTGCCGGGGCGCGAGGCCGACTTCCACTCCTGGGGGTGGGCCGCGCTGCGTACCAGTGCGCAGCAGCCGGGTTTTCTGGGGGGTGGCGTACTCGTCGACGGAGAGGGTGAGTGGCATGTGGTCTACCGCTTCGACAGCGAGGAATCAGCCCGGACCTGGGAGAATTCCGTGGTCTGGGCACAGTGGTCGGCCCGCGCCGACGGACTGGCGCAGGAGACCGGCCGGCGGAGCATCGTGGGCTCCAAGGCCTGGTTCGACTCCCAGAGCGCCCGGGCCCCGACGCCGGCCGGCCCTCCGGGGCCACCCCCGAAATGGAAACTCTGGCTGGTGAATTCCGGTGCGGTCTTCCCGCCCGTCTTCTTATTCAACCAGGCAATACTTCCCTATCTCAACGACCTGAATCCGCTTTTCCGTACACTTCTGCTGTGTCTGACCGTGGCAGCCATCGTCACCTGGATTCTCATGCCGAGACTCCAGAAATTCCTGAAGAAATGGCTGTACCCGCCGTTGCAGGCGTTGCGCGGCCGGCACAAACGACGGACCGCCTAG
- the pabB gene encoding aminodeoxychorismate synthase component I, which translates to MKTLLIDNYDSYTYNLFQLIAEVNGEEPVVVLNDASADDIPELGEFDNVVVSPGPGHPSEPRDFGIASRVIADAEIPVLGVCLGHQGIAVGEHADVEPAPWPRHGHLSTVRHDGRDLFHGLPQNFTVVRYHSLSVREPLPPALEATAWSEDGVLMGLRHRERPLWGVQFHPESILTDHGHRLLVNFRNLTAERVGSPRTKNTAVALVTGPQPTALTSLAGTIPRPRRAPGSAYRLHTRRIAGAVDAEAAFTRMYADAPHAFWLDSSRVEPGLSRFSFFGDGSGPLAEVVRYDVDSGSCEIERAGRPTRKVQASVFDYLKRQLASRKVDATGLPFDFTGGYVGYFGYELKADTGSENRHKADTPDAAWLFADRLIAVDHQEGHTYAVCLSEDTPAASREAGDWLDTALAQLTFIGSDATVPLKAASAPYPRAAEPWLVRDRATYLADIEACKAELNAGTSYEVCLTNAARLPAPYDPYDFYRVLRRGNPAPYASFLRFGDLDIAGSSPERFLRITRDGVAEAKPIKGTAPRGTSPEEDDRLRDELAADAKTRAENLMIVDLLRNDLGRVSRTGSVKVTRLMATETYATVHQLVSTVEGRLREGTDAVDCVRACFPGGSMTGAPKLRTLEIIDALETEARGVYSGALGYLGCSGGADLNIVIRTAVFQGGRMHLGAGGAIVLDSDPAAEYDEMLLKTAALMRAHREHASAPAVTEEPTR; encoded by the coding sequence GTGAAGACCCTGCTCATCGACAATTACGACTCGTACACGTACAACCTGTTCCAGCTGATCGCCGAGGTCAACGGCGAGGAGCCGGTGGTCGTGCTCAACGACGCCTCGGCCGACGACATTCCGGAGCTGGGGGAATTCGACAACGTGGTGGTGTCGCCGGGACCCGGCCACCCCTCGGAACCGCGTGACTTCGGCATCGCCTCCCGGGTGATCGCCGACGCCGAGATCCCCGTCCTGGGCGTCTGCCTGGGCCACCAGGGCATCGCGGTGGGGGAGCACGCCGACGTCGAGCCCGCCCCGTGGCCCCGCCACGGGCACCTGTCCACGGTCCGGCACGACGGCCGCGACCTGTTCCACGGCCTCCCGCAGAACTTCACGGTCGTCCGCTACCACTCGCTGTCCGTGCGCGAGCCGCTGCCACCGGCCCTGGAGGCGACCGCCTGGTCCGAGGACGGCGTCCTCATGGGCCTGCGCCACCGCGAACGGCCGCTGTGGGGCGTCCAGTTCCACCCCGAGTCGATCCTCACCGACCACGGCCACCGGCTGCTGGTGAACTTCCGCAACCTCACGGCGGAACGCGTCGGCAGCCCGCGTACGAAGAACACGGCGGTCGCCCTCGTCACCGGGCCGCAGCCCACCGCGCTCACCTCTCTCGCGGGCACGATCCCCCGCCCCCGGCGGGCCCCCGGGTCCGCCTACCGGCTGCACACCCGCCGCATCGCCGGCGCCGTCGACGCCGAGGCCGCCTTCACCCGCATGTACGCCGACGCACCGCACGCCTTCTGGCTGGACAGCTCCCGCGTCGAGCCGGGCCTGTCGCGGTTCTCCTTCTTCGGCGACGGCAGCGGCCCCCTCGCCGAGGTCGTCCGCTACGACGTCGACAGCGGCAGTTGCGAGATCGAACGGGCGGGCCGACCCACCCGCAAGGTCCAGGCGAGCGTCTTCGACTACCTCAAGCGGCAACTGGCGAGCCGCAAGGTCGACGCGACCGGCCTGCCCTTCGACTTCACCGGCGGCTACGTCGGCTACTTCGGCTACGAACTCAAGGCCGACACCGGCTCCGAGAACCGGCACAAGGCCGACACCCCGGACGCGGCCTGGCTGTTCGCCGACCGGCTGATCGCCGTCGACCACCAGGAGGGCCACACCTACGCGGTCTGCCTCTCCGAGGACACCCCGGCGGCGTCCCGCGAGGCAGGCGACTGGCTCGACACCGCGCTGGCCCAGCTGACCTTCATCGGCTCGGACGCCACGGTCCCCCTGAAGGCGGCCTCCGCGCCCTACCCGCGCGCCGCCGAACCCTGGCTGGTCCGCGACCGCGCCACCTACCTCGCCGACATCGAGGCCTGCAAGGCGGAGCTGAACGCGGGCACCAGCTACGAGGTCTGTCTGACCAACGCGGCCCGGTTACCCGCTCCCTACGACCCGTACGACTTCTACCGGGTGCTGCGCCGTGGCAACCCCGCCCCGTACGCCTCCTTCCTCAGGTTCGGCGACCTCGACATCGCGGGCTCGTCCCCCGAGCGGTTCCTGCGGATCACCCGCGACGGCGTCGCCGAGGCCAAGCCCATCAAGGGCACCGCACCCCGGGGCACCAGTCCCGAGGAGGACGACCGGCTCCGCGACGAACTCGCCGCCGACGCCAAGACCCGCGCCGAGAACCTGATGATCGTCGACCTGCTCCGCAACGACCTCGGCCGCGTCTCCCGCACCGGTTCCGTGAAGGTCACCCGCCTGATGGCCACCGAGACGTACGCCACCGTGCACCAACTCGTCTCCACGGTCGAGGGCAGACTGCGCGAGGGCACCGACGCCGTCGACTGCGTCCGCGCCTGCTTCCCCGGCGGCTCGATGACCGGGGCGCCCAAACTGCGCACCCTGGAGATCATCGACGCGCTGGAGACCGAGGCGCGGGGCGTGTACTCGGGAGCCCTCGGCTACCTCGGGTGCAGCGGCGGAGCGGACCTCAACATCGTCATCCGTACCGCCGTGTTCCAGGGCGGCCGTATGCATCTGGGCGCGGGCGGCGCGATCGTCCTCGACTCCGATCCGGCCGCCGAGTACGACGAGATGCTGCTGAAGACGGCGGCACTGATGCGGGCCCACCGGGAGCACGCCTCCGCCCCGGCCGTCACCGAGGAGCCGACGCGATGA
- a CDS encoding benzoate-CoA ligase family protein, with amino-acid sequence MTITTTFTTTARPTRLPADADAPGNLAAHLAALAERRGWTHRPAFHQGHRAYSHGEIHDLAARTATVLTDHGVRPGDRVLLALPDSVTWVTTFLALARLGAVAVLVNPELTPPELQFMAEDTKAVLWVTGPALDGYIPSPRKGNGAVTSAAPPPGRDQSRAGRAARTGKSAPRLGSDQLTALSATAVPKETAHPVDAHTPLYIQYTSGTTGHPKGVVHVHGDPKTYHDLIGRRLLRITPDDVTLSVSRLYFAYGFGNALVFPLFSGSSAVLADRRPTPAAVDELVARHRVTLLYSVPSAYAALVTDRADGHRDCFASVRAAVSAGEGMPAGLGKQVTELLGAPVLEQIGSTEAGHAFCANSFDHNHPGTVGRPVPGFEVELRDRAGKPVPDGEAGELWVRGPTVTPGYLNRPEETERTLVGGWLATRDRAVREPDGTYRHLGRADDMEMVGGITVSPLEVEALLRTHPGVRDVAVAAVTDERGASRLRAFVVPVPPIGVGLEAELICMARDRLAAFKVPRSVSFVPTLPRTATGKLRRHLVRQGAW; translated from the coding sequence ATGACGATCACGACGACGTTCACCACGACGGCCCGGCCCACCCGGCTGCCCGCCGACGCGGACGCCCCCGGCAACCTGGCGGCCCATCTCGCCGCCCTCGCCGAGCGACGCGGCTGGACCCACCGCCCGGCCTTCCACCAGGGCCACCGGGCCTACTCTCACGGTGAGATCCACGACCTCGCGGCCCGCACCGCCACCGTCCTCACCGACCACGGCGTCCGCCCCGGCGACCGCGTCCTGCTCGCCCTCCCGGACTCCGTCACCTGGGTCACCACGTTCCTCGCCCTGGCCCGCCTGGGCGCGGTCGCGGTCCTGGTCAACCCCGAACTCACCCCGCCGGAACTGCAGTTCATGGCGGAGGACACGAAGGCGGTCCTGTGGGTGACGGGCCCGGCGCTCGACGGTTACATCCCCTCGCCCCGAAAGGGGAACGGCGCCGTGACCTCCGCGGCCCCACCGCCCGGGCGCGACCAGTCACGGGCCGGCCGCGCCGCGCGGACGGGCAAGTCGGCGCCGCGCCTCGGCTCCGACCAACTGACGGCCCTGAGCGCCACCGCCGTGCCCAAGGAGACGGCCCACCCGGTCGACGCCCACACCCCCCTCTACATCCAGTACACCTCCGGAACCACCGGCCACCCCAAGGGCGTCGTCCACGTCCACGGCGACCCCAAGACGTACCACGACCTCATCGGCCGCCGACTGCTGCGCATCACCCCCGACGACGTCACCCTCTCCGTCTCCCGCCTGTACTTCGCCTACGGCTTCGGCAACGCCCTCGTCTTCCCGCTCTTCTCCGGCTCCTCCGCAGTCCTCGCCGACCGCCGTCCCACCCCCGCGGCGGTCGACGAGCTCGTCGCCCGGCACCGCGTGACCCTCCTGTACTCGGTGCCCTCCGCGTACGCCGCCCTCGTCACCGACCGGGCGGACGGCCACCGGGACTGCTTCGCCTCGGTGCGCGCGGCGGTGTCGGCCGGCGAGGGCATGCCCGCCGGACTCGGCAAGCAGGTCACCGAACTGCTCGGCGCCCCCGTCCTCGAACAGATCGGCTCCACCGAGGCCGGCCACGCGTTCTGCGCCAACAGCTTCGACCACAACCACCCCGGTACGGTCGGCCGCCCCGTCCCCGGGTTCGAGGTGGAACTCCGCGACCGCGCCGGCAAACCGGTGCCGGACGGCGAGGCGGGCGAACTCTGGGTGCGCGGACCGACGGTGACGCCCGGCTACCTCAACCGGCCCGAGGAGACCGAACGCACCCTCGTCGGCGGCTGGCTGGCCACACGGGACCGGGCCGTCCGCGAACCCGACGGCACCTACCGCCACCTCGGCCGCGCCGACGACATGGAGATGGTCGGCGGCATCACCGTCTCCCCGCTGGAGGTGGAGGCGCTGCTGCGCACCCACCCCGGCGTCCGGGACGTCGCCGTCGCCGCCGTCACCGACGAACGCGGCGCCAGCAGGCTCCGGGCCTTCGTCGTCCCCGTCCCGCCCATCGGGGTGGGTCTGGAGGCCGAACTGATCTGCATGGCCCGCGACCGGCTCGCCGCCTTCAAGGTCCCCCGCAGCGTCAGCTTCGTGCCCACGCTGCCCCGCACCGCGACCGGCAAGCTCCGCCGCCACCTCGTCCGCCAAGGAGCGTGGTGA